TGCGCTGACCAAATCGCACAATAACCATTTGGCGTAATCTCTAACTGCCGGGAAATGACTGCCGGAATGATTGAGTTCCTTTGCAATATGAACTTCTGTAAAAATACCTGCTCTTGCTCCATAAGGCGTATGTTGTACTCCTCCATGATTGGCTTGATCATAATCAATAAAGACACCATTTTCGTTGACTGTATTCTGCGTGGTAAACATTGCATTCATGGGTAGCCTTTGCATAAAAACTTGCGTCGCTACTTCTGCTGGTCTTCTGGCAATAAAGGTCATGTCTTCATTGGCATACAGTTGTCCAAGAAAAAACTCTCTAATGCTTTGCTCAAAGGCTGTGCTTTCCATTAATACATCAATGGCTGTATCGTAATTTTGTTTTGTTTGACTCTTGTCTATCGCTGATTGAAAAGCAGCCATATCAATACCCAAATCTTGTGGGAGATAGCCTCCAGTTAAAGTCACACTCACCGATCTGATTGCTTGAATATAATCTGTTTTTTGCAAAACTGTATTTTGATCTATGTTGCTATTTAAATTTGGATTGGCTTGAATAATGCTCTCTGGCTGACAAGCATATAAAGTAAGTAAGGCACTCAAACAAAGACCCCTTTTGAGTTTGAATTTTATTTGCGCACGGCTTGACACACGCCTTATATGTGCAAAAAAACCACCACGTTAAACTATTGAAATTATTTAGATACTACAGCTGTTATTGTGCTCACTATGCATTTTTTTCATGAGGGTCTTGTGTGAAAAACACAAGACCCTCAATTTATTTTAAACACTTAGTTTGCAGAAGAGCTTGGTGGTTGAACATCCGCAAATGGGTTGTCTTCAACCGTATATCCTGGGCTTACAATATTAGGCGTTGGTGCCGTAGACACCTCAGTATCTTTGACAGGTTGATAACTTTGCGGACGATAACTTTCTCTGCGTTGGCTAACATTATTGTCATCATTGTTTTGTGTGTTGGCACTGTCTGCAGCATTATTGTTTTGCTGACCGTTTTGATCCAAATTAAAGTTTTCATAATCAAACCTTCTGGCTGGCTGTGCTGAAGATTCATCACGCATTGGCTGTGGCGCCATATTTAAACCTTTGTCTAAATCATAGTCATACAAGGCTTGGTTTTCACCAATTTTATTTTTCTTATTAAAGCGTCTACGCTCATTGTTTTTCTTCACAGAAATACGGGTTAAGTCCATAGGATCACGAACAATATGCGGTGTTAAAAATAAGATAAGGTTAATTTTCTCAGTTGCTTTAACTTTTTGCTTAAATAATGCCCCAACCAATGGAATATCGCCAAGCAAAGGAACTTTACCGGTTGAACTTGTATCTTTATCTTTAATCAAACCTCCAAGAGCAATTGTTTGTTGATTTTGCGCAACAACTGTTGTGTTGATGGTTCGTGTATCACGGTTGAGTGTTTTTGTTTCAATATCCTCTTGACTGATATCCTCAATGGTTTGCTCAATCTCTAAGGTTACAGAGTTAGCATCATTAATTTGTGGTGTTACAGCTAACTTTAAACCTACTTTTTCTGATTTAAAGTTTTCCACAGATGGATTGTTACCATTCCCTAAAGTTATCCCAGCTTTTACTTGCAGTGTTTTACCCACTTCAATCTCAGCCTTTTTATTGTCCGTGGTTAACAAATTAGGTGATGATATAACATTCACATAACCATTTTTTTGCATGGCTCTAAAAGTAGCTGCACTAATGGGCAACTTCAGATTTGTTCCTGGTAATTGAAAACTTCCACCAATTGCACTGGCTACCAAACCAGCTGATTGTGCTAGATTTTTAAACATACCCATTGGGTCAACACCTGCAGCTAATGGAGAACCTTTATCATTTGAGCTTATAGCACCACCAATACCATTTGCACCACCACTGCCACCAATACCAACACCAACATCAATTGCATCGTTCATGGTGACTTCCATAATTAAAGCTTCAACAAAAACTTGTGAACGACGTTGATCCAATTGATCAATGACCGGTTCAATAGACAAGTAATCATTGGGCGATGCAGTAATAATCAATGAGTTGGTTGATGGATCTGCACCCACTTTAACTTCACCTTCAAAAATACCACCGCTGGTAGAACTGATCACCGGTGCTTTTGGTGCAGAGGATTGTGATGATCCACTGCTAGAACTTGATGAGCTGCTTGATGAACTGCTGCTAGGTATTGAACTAGCGCCACTGCCATTGAATAACCCTGATAACAACATGGCCAATTCTTCAGCATTGGCATGCTTAAGTTTTTTGATTTTCATCCTACTGGCCAAACTTGCATCGGTCGCTTTTTTATCCAAGTCTACCAATAAATCCAATATATCTTCTAAACCTTTGCGGGTAGCTGTAACCAGCAATGAATTGGTTCTGTTATCTGGTAAAATGCTAACAATATCACCTTGACCGGCAATATTATTTAACTTAGATTTTTCTCTTCTTCCACCGGCTTGGCTTTCAATAATAATTTTTAATTTTTCAGCAACATCATCAGCTTGCGCATGCTTCAACGGCACTACTTCTGTAGACATTTTAAAGTTTTCTTTGTCCATCAATTGAATCATTTTTTCAATGCTGCGCACACTGGCGGCTGAGTCTGTAATAAACAAACTGTTGGTTGGCCCATAAGCAATCATCTTACCTTTTAATGAAACCTTTGAACGCAGAGCTTCTCTTAATGTGGTGGCATCTACATATTTCAACTTAATCACTCTTGTGATCAATTCACCCCCAGCACTGTATTCATCTTCTGTTACTAGGGTTCCTCCATCAGTATTGCTGCGCTTTTTAATCACTGTAAACTTACCTTGATCTTCTGCAGTTAAACCATTGAGATCTAATGTGGTTAAAAATGCGTCGTAAGCTTCTTCAATGGTTACTGCACCAGGAGAATTAATGGTGATTTTTGCGCTGGCCTTGGGATCAAGAATAATATTTTTACCAGTAATTTCAGATATTGCAGTTACAACATCTTTTAAGGCAACATCATGAAAGTCCAAGGTTACTTTGCCACCTTTTTTAGGTAAATCCGTTCTTGCATAGGTGTAAGACGGCAATGCCAAAAACAGGCTAATAACCCAAGCCAAAGCTAAATTTTTTCCCTTTTTAATCTCTCTTTTCACAGCACTGTATTATAAAGCAATATCAGTGCCAAGCAAAAATAATATAAGTATTTGATTTTAATGTGTTTTTTAATGGTTTAAATGAGCAATAAATCAGCATTGTTGCCCTGAGACAGCTTTTACACATGCTTTATAAAATCAATCTTTTTCCAATTGATCTTGAATCGCCAACCATTCTTCTTCCAATTTTTCTATCCGCTGTTCTAATTCTTTTCTACGTTTCATCATATCCGCAAATTTTGGTGATTGCATGGTGTCTGGCTTCATTAAATCTTCGTCTATACTTTTAAGCTCTTGTTTACCTTGGTCAAGTAGGGTTTCAATTTCCTTATTCCGTTTCATGAAATTTTTCTTTTCTTCAGATCTTTTTTGTCGTTCCAATGCTTCTTGACGTTTTTGTTCTTTGCTTTTTTTTCCTGATGACTTTGCTTTATCATCTTTACCGGAAGGACCATTGTCTTGATTGGCTTGTGTTTTCCCCAGTTCTATTTGCTTATCATGCCAGTAACTGTAATTGCCCAAATAACGATGAACATTGGGGCTTTCAATTTCCATGATTTCATCCACCAAGCCATCTAAAAACTCCCTATTGTGAGAGACCACAATAACCGTTCCTTGATAGTCGGCCAAACCTTTAAGCATGGCATCACAGGCTTCCATATCCAAGTGGTTGGTTGGTTCATCTAGCAACAACAAGCCGGGCTTCATCAACAGGATTTTGGCCAAACTTAAGCGCGCCTTCTCACCCCCGGATAAAACTTCTATACTTTTATCCAAATCATTCTGACTCAAACCTAAACTACCGCATACACTTCGTATTTGGGTAATGGTATTGCCATGCGTGCTTTCCAATAGATAATTGATTCCGGTAAATTGTAAAGGTAGTTCTTCCATTCTATGCTGCGTGAACAGGGCCACATCCACACTTTCTGGTTTATTTCTTTCTCCGGCAAGTAACTTTAATTCTCCCGCACAGGTTTTTAAAAAGGTACTTTTTCCCACGCCATTTTGACCAATGACGCCTATTTTTCTACCCGACTCAATGAGCACTTCATCAATGGTATACAGCGGCTTGTCTTGACTGTAACCAAAACATGCTTTTTGATAAGACAAGACCACTTTAGGTAAACGTGAACTGATCTGCAAAGAAAACTTTGAAGGTCGTTTGGAAAACACCGGCATATTGGCTTTGATTTTTTCCATATCCTCACGGTATTTTTCAGCAGACTTCATTCTGCTCTGTGCTTGTCTGGCTTTACTGGCTTTGGCTTTAAAGCGACTGATGAATTGTTCAAGATGTTCAAGCTCACGCATTTTGTTTTCATATTCAGCTTGAATCACTTTCATGCGTTCTACTTTTTCTGTTTCAAAACGTTCCACTCTATAGGGCCATTTGTTAAGTTTTGGGGGTGCAAATTCTAAGACTTGTTTGCATATTTTTTGGGCTAACATTCTGTCGTGCGTGATCATCAAAACTGTATGTGGATAGTTTTTTAAAAATCTTTCCAACCATTCTACGGATTGAATATCCAAATGGTTGGTGGGTTCATCTAAAAGCAGGGCATCTGGTTTTTGTAACAAAAGTCCTGCCAAATGCACACGCATTTTCCAACCACCGCTTAAGGTATCACATGGCTTATCAAATTGCTCTTCTTTAAAGCCTAATCCAGTCAAGAGTTCCTTGGCTTCTTGCTCAACCGCAAAGCCTCCCAAGGATAAAAATTCTTCTTCCTGTTGGACATAGTTTTTTTGAGCCAGTTCATTGTTTTTTATGTTTTTTTGTAACTGCTCTAAGTTTTCTTTGCATTGATACCAAGCAGTAAACTCCATTAAAGTTGCTTGCAATATGCTTTTATTTTTGGGAGGCTCCCATTCCTGTCTAAGCATACCCATGGTGTAATTTTTAGGTGTTCTGATTTCTCCCGTATCAGCACCTTCTTCACCCATTAGGATTTTAAAAAAAGTAGATTTGCCCGCACCATTGGGTCCCAAAAGCGCAATTTTTTGACCTGCCTCAATTGAAAAAGATGCATCTTGATATAAAATTTGCGGTCCAAATAATTTACTTAAGTTTTCAACACTGATCATGACGCTACATCCTTGAAAAGTTGAATGATTTGTTTTGCCTGTTCTTCATTTAAATTTGCTTGACTGTTTAAAACATCTTCTACATATTTTTCTTCGCGCATGCCTACTAAAACTGAACTTAAGTCCGGCAGCGCTTGGTATAAAGATAAAACTTTTTGTGATAGTGTATCAAACTGTTTTAAATCTTCACTTTGTTTATCTAACCAGTACATTAAAGCTCCAGATTTTTTTTGTGCTTTTAGCTTTAAATAGTCTGTATACGTTTGAATCAACTGCATGGATTGTGTGGTATATTCCTCTAACCAGGTTCTGACTTCATCTATTTGACTCAACTGCTTAATACTGTTTTCCAACAATGGATGAATTTGAAAACGATACAAATCCTGCCATTGAAATAAGTCTGTGATATTTTCTTTTTGTGCGTATAAAACATGACCAAGAAAAAAGGGTTGAATTTTTTCATCTATAGGGATTTGTTTAAATTCTTTTTCCCACTGTACCAAAGCTTGCAAACGCTTCTCTACCTCTTTATCCAACAATACCTCATCTTTATCAATGTTAAAACTTACCAAACGAAAAAGCTCTTTTGCGGGGGTAAAGGCATTGAGTGGCCTATTGGCCAAAGTTCCCAAGCCATAGATCTGTGCTTTTTCTAATAAATTAATATCCTCATCCAGCACAGCACCAGATTCAAATAAGTTTAAAGGAAATTGAATCACTCTAAAGTGATTTTCAACATTCACTTTATTGGCACACGCCCAAACTTTATCCAAGTTGACTTGATTATCTTTAAGCGCAAAGGTGTTGGATGAAATACCGTAGTATTTTATCTTGCCTTCTGCTACAGCAGTTTCTAACGCTGCAAAGGCCAACTCTATCACACTGTAAAATTTTTCTTCACCCAGCGTTGGTAAAAGATACTCAGGGTTATGCAACAAATAAACATCAATGTGCTCAAGCTGCATGCGCTGTAAAGACTGATCTATTTGCTGTTGAATAAAATGCGGTGCCAAGCAGTGCCAATGTTGGTCATTGATTTTAACCAAAGCTTGACCATATCCTTCTTGATTTTGTTTTACTTTTTTTAGAGTTTCGCCTTGGACATAACCCACTTTACTAACGATGACACAATCTTTTCTTTTTAATTGACCTGATTTTATTTTTTGATTGATCACTTTACCAATCAACTGCTCTGAATAACCATGCATGTAATTGCTACTGGTATCCATTAAATTAATCCCTTGATCTAAGGCATAAGTTAAAGCTTGTTCATGGGTTTTTACCCGCGCATCTACACGATACGTTCCAAAACCAAGCTTGGATACTTCTAACTCTGTGCTTCCTAAAAAATTTCTTTTAATCATGCCTTGTGCCTTCTAACATAAATTTGTCTTTATGCGTATGAATTACTGACCAAATACATTACTTGATTTAAATGATTCTTTTCTTTATTTAATTAAACAAAAAACTAATCTAAATACTCTTATCTTTATTCGTAATCACTGATAAAGGTCATCATAGGTACATGGTAACGACTAAAATTTGCATCATGTTTGTACAGATCAAGATCTTTTATTTTTTCAATACTTTGTTTTAACTGAGGCTGTACAATCAATTGCTCAATATCTAGCATGTGTTGTTTACACTCGTCTAAACTTGCAATACTTTTGTCCAACTCTGTCAACAGCATAGGTTTTAATTGGTCTGAGCTAATTAAACTCAAATGTTTTTCACTTATTAAAGGAAAGTCCACCGTGCTTATTTTTAATGTTGAACCATTATCATCATTGCTTAGATAATAGCGGACCAAACCTTCTCTAATTGCTTTAGCCGCAGCATGGGGGTCTAGCTCAACCCTTTTTTTTGCTTCTATCAGAAAAACTTTTAAATTGTATGTGATTGCATCATAATTGGCTTGGTACTGAAGTTGAGGGCTTTCTGGAAAAACATTTATTTTATCGTAGTAGTTTAAAAACTGCATACTAAAAAAGTGTCTGGTTTCATCAAAAGTCTGACCTACTTTTTTATCTGGATCTGATGCATTTAGAAGCCATTCGTTAAACTGTGCCATAGAAAGAACTGTATACAACAAACTGTCTTCTATAGTGTAAGCATAAAACATAAACGGTTTAACGTCACTGGCAATCACCACACTTCCTACTAAGGCAAGCTTTCCGTCTTCAGCCAATAGCCATACTGGTGAGCCACTGGAACCCGGCTGTGACGTAAGTGTAGATAACCAATACGTATTTTCTTCACGCATTAATGCATGACCAAAACTTACTTTAATCTTGTTTATTACGTTGGGGTAACCTACTTCAAGTATTGCAACACCAGACTCTATGCTGTTATTTGATGAGAACAATAGTTTATCTGGCTTTTCTTGAGTGTAGTCAATGGTGTAACGTACCCTATCTTGAATGCTATGTTCATCATCAGAAGAAATAATATTACTTGGATCTAGTGTAATCCAAGTCTTATCTGCTAACTCCATGGCCAAGGGTAAAGATTTGTCTACTTCTTCTTGAACCACATGATAAGCCGAGTGCGCTTCCCACCTTGATTCTTCATCATTGTAAAACAGATAAGCCGTTCCATTATCTTTATCACTTAACACTCTCCCCACCAGCTGACTGACTTGTTTAATGGCCTGCGCATAATCTGGTGCGATGCTTTGAGCTTTTTCTAAACCGTGAAAACCCATAGGAAAGGTTTGTACCACCTGTGCATATGTATTGCTTACCAGCAAACAAAACAGTGCTAGTGTTTTAAATTCTTGTTTGAAAAATACTTTTACCCCTGCTTTTGACATAAGACATCATATTTATGAAGATCTCAAATAAAAGTCAACCTTACTTTTGTTGACAAAAGCCAAGACATGCTCCATTTATAATGCATGAAATTAATCTCTTGGAACGTAAATGGAATTCGTGCAGTATGGAAAAAAGGATTTTTGGACTGGTTTGAGCAACAAGATGCAGACCTTGTAGCCATTCAAGAAACCAAAGCATGGCAAGACCAGCTCACAGAAGAACAATTGCATCCATCTAATTATCACTCATATTGGTTTAGTGCTCAAAAAAAGGGTTACAGCAGTGTGGCATTGTATTTTAAAAAAGACCCATTAAGTATTACTGATGGCCTTGGCATTGATGAGTTTGATGCTGAAGGCCGTGTGGTCAACATTGAATATCCAGAGTTTACCCTGGTCAATGCTTATTTTCCCAACAGTCAAGATGGTGGCAAACGTATAGATTATAAAGTTCGTTTTTGCCAAGCCATGCATAAACATTTGGATAAAATCAAAGCCCAAGGCAAGCATGTTATTTTGTGTGGAGATTACAATATTGCCCACAAACCCATTGATCTGGCACGTCCTAAAGCCAATGAGGGCAATGCTGGCTACTTGCCGGAAGAGCGGGCTTGGATGGATACATTCACAACTGCTGGTTATGTTGATATTTTTAGAGCGTTCAACCAAGATCCAGGTCAATACACCTGGTGGAGTTACCGTGCCCAAGCCAGAGCCAGAAACGTGGGTTGGAGAATTGATTACTTCAGTTGTAATCCAGAACTGAAAAACCGCTTAAAAGGCATGCAGCATCAAGATCAAGTGATGGGCTCAGACCACTGCCCCATTGAATTGAATCTAAAAAAATAAAACTCCTCAAAAGGTACGGCCTTACTTTTGAGAAATTCATCATCTCAAAAGTAAGGCCGTACCTTTTGAGATTACTGCCAAATGTCTTTCAGGCGCTGATCTCTGCCACAGCGGTAGCGGTAATATTTATAGCGAATGGGGTTTTTTTGATAATAATCTTGGTGATAGTCTTCAGCTGGGAAAAAGTTTTTCAAGGGGACAATTCTCACTGCTATGCTCTCGCCGTTTTTTTTCACCTTTTGTGCTAAGCTCAAAGAGGCTTTGGCCTGCTGCAGCTCTTGATTGTCTTGATAAAAAATAGCCGGGGTATACTGATAGCCTTTGTCACAAAACTGCCCTTGGGAATCAAAAGGATCTATGTTTTTCCAATACACCTGCAACAATGCTTCATAACTTATTTGTTTTGGATCATAAGTGACTTCTAAAGCTTCAACATGTTGGGTTCTACCAGCTGATACTGTTTTATACTGAGCCGTACTGGCCTTACCGCCACTATAACCGGAGATGGTTTTTTTAACGCCTTTAAGTTCATCAAAAGGTTTTTCTAGACACCAAAAACATCCGCCTGCAAACACCGCCGTTTTTAGTGCTTTTTCTTCTGTTCCAGATATATTTTTTTGATCAAACATACTGACGTATTCTGCATACCCCTTTGCTTTCAATTCATCTTTGGGAATAAATGTTAAAGCGGCAGAATTGATGCAGTAGCGTAAGCCTGTAGGCTTTGGACCATCAGCAAAAACATGGCCCAAATGACTATCAGCATAACGACTGCGCACTTCCGTGCGTTTGCCTAAAAAACTCCAGTCATCTTTTTCAAGAATATAATGACCATCAATGGGTTGCCAAAAACTGGGCCAACCCGTGCCGGATTTAAACTTATGGACAGAACTGAACAAAGGTTCTCCAGAAACCACATCCACATATATACCTTCTTTTTTATTGTCCCAATAGGTGTTTTTAAAGGGGCGTTCTGTGCCATCTTTTTGGGTTATTTCATATTGCAGGGGTGTTAACTGTTGTTTTAACACTTTATCTTGTGGTTTTTTAAAGTTCTTGGCATCCCACGCCCACAACAAAGCATAAGGGAAAATAATAAATAAAAACATTGATTTTGGTTTGAACAAAATAGACATGCAATGATTATAGAAGGTCTACAACAGAAATCAATGTTAAGTGTTGACCTAAAAAATCGGTTAAGAAACTTTTCTATCTAATTTAAATGCCTAGCTTTACAACTATTAATAAAAACCTTTACCTTTGATTCCAGTATTTCCTTGTGAAGAATATTCTTGATTGATGCCCGTGGCCAACTCGGACAAACTTCTCAAATCTTCACACATGTTAATAAATACTGGCTGGCCATTGATATCTCTTTGCTCACATAATAAGCAATCTTCAGTATTGTTTCTACAATTAATAGAGTCATAAAGCTCCTGTGTTAATCTTTGGATGACCCACGTATCAACTTCTGCACCCGGCCTAGGCAATTGTTTTGGACTTTTTTTGCCATTGACCCCATTGTCCACCGCGGTCAACCAGGCTCGAATATACTTTAAAGCATCACAGGTTGGTTGTTCTTGATTGGCCAGCTCATGACTTGAAGCCAAAAGACTTTCACCATTGACTGTGACATAAATTTTATACCAGTCGCTAGAGGCGCTTTCATCCTTAACAAAATGAAATAACATGTGTTCACCGTTAAGGTTAAACTGCACAGAGTCCCGCTGACTTTGTGCATGCGCACTTATAGCTAAAACGAAAACCCCTAAAATTATCAATGTAAGCTTTTTAATCATAAATTCCCCTTATTATTTTCTGTATTTGATAAGCTAGCATAATCATAACCCTGATTCAAAGAACTTTTTGTAAGCACTGAATATGATTGCTTTTTTAAACGAAATAAAAAATTAAACTAAGGTCAGTTATCCACCCCACCGCAAGCAAAACCATCAAACAAACAAAGAAGTTTTTTAAGCTGCTTGTACTTTAAGCTGTCCACAGGCGGCCGCTACATCGGCACCATAGCTCCAGCGGATGGTGGCAAATAACCCAGCTTGCCTCAGTTTATCTCTAAAGGCTAAAATATTTGCTTTGCTGGGCCTCTTAAATACAAAAGCATTATTTTCATTGTACGGAATTAAGTTTAAAGTAACATCCAAACCTTGCATGGCTTTAACCAGCGCAGCAACATCTTCACTGCCATCGGTTACATTCTCAATCAAGATGTATTCGCACAATACTTTTTTACCTGTTTTTTGATTGTAATGAGCAATACTGCTTAA
This sequence is a window from Oligoflexia bacterium. Protein-coding genes within it:
- a CDS encoding aldo/keto reductase, with the translated sequence MIKRNFLGSTELEVSKLGFGTYRVDARVKTHEQALTYALDQGINLMDTSSNYMHGYSEQLIGKVINQKIKSGQLKRKDCVIVSKVGYVQGETLKKVKQNQEGYGQALVKINDQHWHCLAPHFIQQQIDQSLQRMQLEHIDVYLLHNPEYLLPTLGEEKFYSVIELAFAALETAVAEGKIKYYGISSNTFALKDNQVNLDKVWACANKVNVENHFRVIQFPLNLFESGAVLDEDINLLEKAQIYGLGTLANRPLNAFTPAKELFRLVSFNIDKDEVLLDKEVEKRLQALVQWEKEFKQIPIDEKIQPFFLGHVLYAQKENITDLFQWQDLYRFQIHPLLENSIKQLSQIDEVRTWLEEYTTQSMQLIQTYTDYLKLKAQKKSGALMYWLDKQSEDLKQFDTLSQKVLSLYQALPDLSSVLVGMREEKYVEDVLNSQANLNEEQAKQIIQLFKDVAS
- the gspD gene encoding type II secretion system secretin GspD: MKREIKKGKNLALAWVISLFLALPSYTYARTDLPKKGGKVTLDFHDVALKDVVTAISEITGKNIILDPKASAKITINSPGAVTIEEAYDAFLTTLDLNGLTAEDQGKFTVIKKRSNTDGGTLVTEDEYSAGGELITRVIKLKYVDATTLREALRSKVSLKGKMIAYGPTNSLFITDSAASVRSIEKMIQLMDKENFKMSTEVVPLKHAQADDVAEKLKIIIESQAGGRREKSKLNNIAGQGDIVSILPDNRTNSLLVTATRKGLEDILDLLVDLDKKATDASLASRMKIKKLKHANAEELAMLLSGLFNGSGASSIPSSSSSSSSSSSSSGSSQSSAPKAPVISSTSGGIFEGEVKVGADPSTNSLIITASPNDYLSIEPVIDQLDQRRSQVFVEALIMEVTMNDAIDVGVGIGGSGGANGIGGAISSNDKGSPLAAGVDPMGMFKNLAQSAGLVASAIGGSFQLPGTNLKLPISAATFRAMQKNGYVNVISSPNLLTTDNKKAEIEVGKTLQVKAGITLGNGNNPSVENFKSEKVGLKLAVTPQINDANSVTLEIEQTIEDISQEDIETKTLNRDTRTINTTVVAQNQQTIALGGLIKDKDTSSTGKVPLLGDIPLVGALFKQKVKATEKINLILFLTPHIVRDPMDLTRISVKKNNERRRFNKKNKIGENQALYDYDLDKGLNMAPQPMRDESSAQPARRFDYENFNLDQNGQQNNNAADSANTQNNDDNNVSQRRESYRPQSYQPVKDTEVSTAPTPNIVSPGYTVEDNPFADVQPPSSSAN
- a CDS encoding exodeoxyribonuclease III, which translates into the protein MKLISWNVNGIRAVWKKGFLDWFEQQDADLVAIQETKAWQDQLTEEQLHPSNYHSYWFSAQKKGYSSVALYFKKDPLSITDGLGIDEFDAEGRVVNIEYPEFTLVNAYFPNSQDGGKRIDYKVRFCQAMHKHLDKIKAQGKHVILCGDYNIAHKPIDLARPKANEGNAGYLPEERAWMDTFTTAGYVDIFRAFNQDPGQYTWWSYRAQARARNVGWRIDYFSCNPELKNRLKGMQHQDQVMGSDHCPIELNLKK
- a CDS encoding bifunctional methionine sulfoxide reductase B/A protein — encoded protein: MSILFKPKSMFLFIIFPYALLWAWDAKNFKKPQDKVLKQQLTPLQYEITQKDGTERPFKNTYWDNKKEGIYVDVVSGEPLFSSVHKFKSGTGWPSFWQPIDGHYILEKDDWSFLGKRTEVRSRYADSHLGHVFADGPKPTGLRYCINSAALTFIPKDELKAKGYAEYVSMFDQKNISGTEEKALKTAVFAGGCFWCLEKPFDELKGVKKTISGYSGGKASTAQYKTVSAGRTQHVEALEVTYDPKQISYEALLQVYWKNIDPFDSQGQFCDKGYQYTPAIFYQDNQELQQAKASLSLAQKVKKNGESIAVRIVPLKNFFPAEDYHQDYYQKNPIRYKYYRYRCGRDQRLKDIWQ
- a CDS encoding ABC-F family ATP-binding cassette domain-containing protein; its protein translation is MISVENLSKLFGPQILYQDASFSIEAGQKIALLGPNGAGKSTFFKILMGEEGADTGEIRTPKNYTMGMLRQEWEPPKNKSILQATLMEFTAWYQCKENLEQLQKNIKNNELAQKNYVQQEEEFLSLGGFAVEQEAKELLTGLGFKEEQFDKPCDTLSGGWKMRVHLAGLLLQKPDALLLDEPTNHLDIQSVEWLERFLKNYPHTVLMITHDRMLAQKICKQVLEFAPPKLNKWPYRVERFETEKVERMKVIQAEYENKMRELEHLEQFISRFKAKASKARQAQSRMKSAEKYREDMEKIKANMPVFSKRPSKFSLQISSRLPKVVLSYQKACFGYSQDKPLYTIDEVLIESGRKIGVIGQNGVGKSTFLKTCAGELKLLAGERNKPESVDVALFTQHRMEELPLQFTGINYLLESTHGNTITQIRSVCGSLGLSQNDLDKSIEVLSGGEKARLSLAKILLMKPGLLLLDEPTNHLDMEACDAMLKGLADYQGTVIVVSHNREFLDGLVDEIMEIESPNVHRYLGNYSYWHDKQIELGKTQANQDNGPSGKDDKAKSSGKKSKEQKRQEALERQKRSEEKKNFMKRNKEIETLLDQGKQELKSIDEDLMKPDTMQSPKFADMMKRRKELEQRIEKLEEEWLAIQDQLEKD